The Ooceraea biroi isolate clonal line C1 chromosome 7, Obir_v5.4, whole genome shotgun sequence genomic sequence ATTGATTGACTCGTACCTCCAAATACCGTTGCCACAGAAGACAACCGTACACGCAGAGAACGGAGATTAGAGATTGGCAAAGGAGCCATAGAAGAATGTTGAGAGCTTGAGTGCGCTCAAACAGAGTCGCGCCATGACGTATACACAGCAGAGCCTCAGTCACCATAATCGCCCCGTAAACCCAACACTGAGTGCCCACTCGGCTGCACGTCGGATCAGTTACATACATGTAATACTGTCTGTAATTATAATGCaatgaatattatttcgcatatacattaaaatatttgttaatttgaTTTGATCAATTTTACCAAaggtaatattattattgatccaaaaatttcagaatattaaaatacttttgaaaaatataaatgtttattttattaattaattaatatatcagtGCGAGTAATagtataatttttaagaaaaacttattaatgttacaaaatcgcaataatcaatatttatacttatatctCAAGGGTATAAAGTTCTAATACTCCCaaacgtttaattttttaaaattgttcaCTCAATTTCACCTATTAAAAACTTGGCATCTTTTGGCTCACCTAACTGATGGCGCGACAATGACCCCAATGAGCACTAATCTAGCCACGACGAACGGATGAGACGGTGGAAACTCGTAAACGTGCTTCAAGAAGAAAGTGTTCAACTCGGAGACTTGCCAGAATATCACCAACTGACACAGCGCGACCAGTCGCATATGTGTTAAGGTCGGATCTAACCATCGAACCGACGTCCAGCTTCCAGGAGTAAATTGCAACATTGCCCTCTTCAATTTCCCAGTCGTGCTCTCGATGTCACGGATGCTGACCCATCTGTGTTTCACAAATAGGACAAGACAaaggtataatatatttcaatgttgtttgttgaagaaagaaaaaatttcttagtgtatcaattatatataaatttttagaaaattatgcatttaaaTTCCAATAACAAAACTAAAATACAGAAATCAACGAAAAATTCAGATTACACAAAATGAAAATACAATTCCCATCAAGAATGATAGAATTTTGAGCCTTAGAAATTAGATTGGGTTCTTACTTGTACTCCCGCATCTCCAATATGGAACAGATCTTTAGACCAACCCAGATACCTAATCCATTGCACACCAGAACATCCAGAATCAACGCGTCCCACCAGCATTCAACAAAATTTGGCAGCAAGTGAGCGAAAGCAATTTCTGTCACTTCCCACATGATACTGATAGCCCAGAGAAGGCCGAGGTGCCGGATCAAGACGGCCTTGAAAGCCCAACCAAGGAAATGGGCCAGTGCAAACACATCCAGGTGATTCCAGATCTTTTCCACCGTGACATCGGAGCAGTTGACACCGTActctttgtccatgtcgataTGGAAGGACGCCAGACTAGGATCCACCCACACCAAGATTCTCTTCACTGTATCATAATTTTGGAACAACATGAACAGCAAGCCCATCAAGTAGAGCACGCTGCAGCCAAATACTATTCTCCA encodes the following:
- the LOC105279832 gene encoding phosphatidylserine synthase 1, which encodes MTISQSISDEENTAAANSNVAADRVTEGHRLRAGTDSFPSINERPVDDISLEFFYKPHTITLLLISIGTVIYSAFTRNTTNVEDNMWAGMLCVIFFFLIVSVLTFPNGPFTRPHPVVWRIVFGCSVLYLMGLLFMLFQNYDTVKRILVWVDPSLASFHIDMDKEYGVNCSDVTVEKIWNHLDVFALAHFLGWAFKAVLIRHLGLLWAISIMWEVTEIAFAHLLPNFVECWWDALILDVLVCNGLGIWVGLKICSILEMREYKWVSIRDIESTTGKLKRAMLQFTPGSWTSVRWLDPTLTHMRLVALCQLVIFWQVSELNTFFLKHVYEFPPSHPFVVARLVLIGVIVAPSVRQYYMYVTDPTCSRVGTQCWVYGAIMVTEALLCIRHGATLFERTQALNILLWLLCQSLISVLCVYGCLLWQRYLERGKKATIKRSASHLGNFDTDVTFCSGDMARRTKSVEALDKKDL